GCACCCGCTGCTGGCGGACGAGGTCTACGGCGGCGGCAGTCGGCTGGCCCAATTGAAGGACCCGGTCCTCAAGCAGATGATCAGGGCGATGGGGCGCCAGGCGCTGCACGCCAAGACCCTCGGATTCATCCACCCGGTCAGCGGCGAATACCTGGAGTTCGACACGGAACTGCCGCCGGACATGGCGGGCATCATCGCCTACCTGGAAGAGAAAAACAGGGACTAGGGGCTAGAGAAATAATTAATACATAGAAAGAGGTGTCATACATGGAAATGCAGAAAGCAGGAAAGATCCAGTACCTGAAACCGCGACTCGCCGCAGGCGCTGTCGCAGGCTTCACCACGCGCCACGAAGGGGTGTCGCGTCCCCCGTACAACTCGCTCAACCTGGGGAGCAACACGCTGGACTCCTCGCACAACGTGGAGGGGAACCGCAGCCTGCTCGCCCGCAGCCTGGGGGCGACGCTGGACCGCTTCCTCACCGTGAGCCAGGTGCACGGCACCGACCTCCTGGTGATCGACGCGCCCAACCCTGAACTGTCCCACTTCCTGAAGCTCGAGTGCGACGGCATCGTCACCAACCAGCCCGGTATCATGATCGCTGTCTGCGTCGCCGACTGCGTGCCCGTCCTGCTGCACGACCCGGTGCAGAAGGTGGTGGCCGCACTGCACGCAGGGTGGCAGGGAACCGCGGGCAACATCGCCGCCAAGGGCGTTGAAGCGCTGGTGAACCTCTTCGGCTGCGCCAAGAAGGACATCCGTGCTGCCATCGGCCCCCACATCGGCGCCTGCTGCTACGAGGTGGACGCCCCGGTGCGCGACGCCTTCAAACAGGCGGGCATGGCCTGGGACCTGTGCGCCACGGCGCAGGCGGAAGGCAAATGGATGCTCGACCTGGGCAAAGCCAACCGCCAACTGCTCCTGGACGCAGGCCTTGCCGCCGACCAGATCCAGGTGAGCGAGCACTGCGTCAGCTGCAACCAGGAGCTGTTCTTCTCCTACCGCCGCGACGAAGGTGACACCGGCAGGCAGGTGGGCTTCATCATGCTGGAAGGTGAGCAATAAGCTGTAGCACTCCGGCTAAGCTTCTGATATAAGACGGCGGAGAGTTAGAACCTTTTACAGGAGGCGTCAACAGATGAGGATCTTGTTAAGACTTGCCCTGCTCATGGTGGTAACCGGCGCGCTGTTCGGCTGTGCCCACAACTACTACAACATCCCCCAGGATACCTTGGAGAAGAAGGTGCGCACCATCGGTGTGGCGCCGTTCTTCGTGGATGCCGACAGCGACATCAGGCACCCGGAAAAAGCGGCCATCCTCTCCATCGTGCGCGGCTACAACCTCAGGAACGAGAAAGAACTGGTGGCGAGAATCAGGAGCACCGGCATATTCTACGCAGTGCGCCCGGTGACTGCCGACCCGGACCGGCTCTTCAGCAGTCTGGTCTGGAACCGCGAGAAGCGCGACGACGCCCGCATCGTCTACAACAAGTACTTCTTCAAAAAGGATGACCTGAAACAGCTGATGACCGAGAACGGCCTGGACGCGGTCCTCTTCGTGACCGTGAGCGGCCTCACCAAACCGGGCAAGGTCTATTCCAGCAACTTCCTTTCTTACCTGGAGACGGACTACAACTACCTCTCCATGTCCGCGGTGATGCTGGACCGCGAGGGAAGCACCATCTGGGAGTATCCCAACTTCCGTCGTGAGGTCCCGTCCTACCCGGTGTTCTTCTCGCTGCAGTACCCCGACTTTGACGAAGCCGCGGCGAACCTGACCGAGAAGGTCGACGTGAAGTTCAAGACGGTGGCGGGGGTTAACGCCGCCTTCGCCAAGAGCGAGCCCTCCTCCGTTTCCAACGGCCCCGAGGTCTCCACCCTCTACGTTAAGCAGTTCGACGAGATGCTCGCCCTGATGCAGACCTACAAGCCGCTCTTCGGTGGGAAAGAGAAGGAAAAAGAAATGCAGCCGGCTCCGGCCAGCGCTCCGGTCTACTACACCCCGCCTGCGGCTCCGGCAGCTCCTGCCCCCGCGGCACCGGCACCGGCCCCGGCCGCCCCGCCGGCGCCCCAGGCTGCGGCACCGGCGGCACCGGCTCCCCAGCCGGCCGCGGCGCCGGCATCCGCGCCGGCAACGGCGGGTCCGGCCCCGATCACCTCGGTGGACATCGTCCCGGAACAGCCTGCCGCGAAGTAGTAGCGGCCCCCCTCCTCTCGCAACGGGAGGGGAACCAACGCAGCTTCCGCGAGAGCCACAAACAACAAAGGCGGCGCCGAGACCAGTTCTCGGCGCCGCCTTTGTATTTCACGTGCACGGCCTTAATTACAACTCCTCGAAGTCCTCGGGATCCTCCGGAGTTTCCTCTTCGCCGTCGGCCTCGTCCTCGTCGTCATAGTCCTCCTCGACCACGCGCTTCAGAAATTCCTTGTTGCTTTCGATGAGCCTCCGGATCTCACCGGCCAGTTCGTCGAGATCTTCGTGTTCCACAGGTTACGCCTCCCCTCCCTTGCGCAGCAGGGCCTTGCGGTACAACTCCAGATACTTGTGTACCGAGTTCTGCCAGGAATAGTCACTGCTCATGCCGCGGCGCATCAGCTTCTTCCAGAACGCCTTGTCCTGGTAGGCGGTCAACGCCCGATTGATAGCCTCCCAAAGCGCCTCGGCGCTGTACTCATCGAACAAGAAGCCGTTGGGCGTCTTGTCGTTGTCCCGGGGGTCGAAAACGCTGTCGGCGAGCCCGCCGGTCCTGCGCACGACGGGGACTGTGCCGTAGCGCATGGCGATCAGCTGTCCCAACCCACACGGCTCGAAGAAGGACGGCATCAGGAACATGTCGCTGCCAGCGTAGATCTTGGGCGCGAGAGAATGGTCGAAGCCGCTGGTGAAGGCGATGTTGCGGGCACCGGCAGCTTTGATGTCATTGAAAGCCTTGAGGTAACGGTCCTCGCCGTTGCCCAGGAGTACCAGCTGCATGGGGGCCTTGGCGATCATCGGCAACAGCTCCGCGATCAGGTCGAAGCCCTTCTGGGCCACCATGCGCGAGACCATGCCGAAGACGGGGATATCGGGGGCGCTGGCAAGCCCCATGAGTCGCTGCAGCCCGATCTTGTCCACCATCTTTCCGGACAGGGAGGCGTGGCTGTAATTCTTCATGATCTCCCGGTCCATGGCGGGATTCCATTCCTCGTAGTCGAGGCCGTTCAATATGCCGACCAGGTCGTCCTTCCTGGTCTGCAGCACCCCGTGCAGGCCACACCCCATCTCCGGCGTGCGGATCTCACGGCAGTAGGCCTCGGAGACAGTGGTCACCAGGTCGGCGGTGAGGATGCCTCCCTTCAGGAGGTTGACCTTGCCGTAAAATTCCAGCCCGTCGATGGTGAAGCACTCCTTGGAGAGCCCCATGGTGGCAAGCTCCTCCTTGGGGAAGAGCCCCTGGTAGGCGAGGTTATGAATGGTGAAGATGACCCCGGTCCTGGTGAAGAAGGGATCATTCTTGCGCTCGTGCTTCAGGTAATGCGGGATCAGCGCCGTCTGCCAGTCGTGGCAGTGGATGATGTCCGGCCGGAAGTCCATCTTCTTCAGCAGTTCCAACACGCAGCGGCAGAAGAAGGAGAAGCGCTGGGCGTTGTCGGGATAGTCGCCGCTGGGGGTGCCGTAGAGCTCCTCGCGGGCGAAGTATTCCTTGTTCTCGATGAGGTAAACCGGGATCTCCCCGAGGGAAGCCTGGCGCAGAAAGCCTTTCTTTTCGACGCCGTCCACCATGACCGAGGCGCTCTTGCGTCCTTTGCGGACCGCCATGCCGCCCCGCTCGACCACGGAGTAAAAGGGCATCATGATTCTCACGTCATGACCAAGCGTCTTGAGAGTCTTCGGGAGCGCGCTGGCAACGTCCGCCAGACCTCCGGTCTTGGCGAAGGGAGTAACCTCCGACGCAACAAACAAAATCTTCATGTAAAACCTCTAACACCCTGGAATTATAGGCATAGTCTAGATTAAGACTGCCCGCGGGTAAAGTTTTTTTGTAAAAGAAAAATTTAAGATGCGTTGGATTCCGGCGGAGAGACGTCCGTGAGCGTCCCCTGCTCCAGCCCGAGGCATGGCCCCGCGTACGCCAGGGCAAGCGGCGCCTCGGTGGGCCAGCGACCGAGCAGGTTCACTCCGCGAGAATGGGTTAGGTAGCAGCTGAGACGATCCCCCGCGTTGACCCGCAGCGCCGGGAGCGGGACACGCAGCTGAGCGCTGCGGCCAACCCAGTAGCGCGCCACCCCGCCGGAAGGTTGCCACCTTCCCTCCTGCAATAGCTGCAGCTCCCCTTCACCGTCGCCCGGCTGCATCTCGACACGGTACTCCCCCCCACCCATGAGGTGCAACGACAGGCGGTCCCCCGGCTGCAACAGCTTTTCCAGCGGCTGGGAGCCATCGATCCTGAAATAGAAATAGTCCAGGTCGTAACCGTAAAAGAAGGACTGCAGCCCGGGCTCCGCCGCATGCATCGCCGCCCCCTGCCGGGTCAGGTCGTACAACCCCGCGGCGAGCCACTCGAAGTAATCTTCGCCCGCGCCCCCCAATGCGGGGGTGATCAGCCGCGCCGGTCCCCGGACGAAGCCGGCGGGGCGCTGCTTCTTGATCGGCTCGTGCAGTTCCCCCGGGACCTCCAGCGCCAGCAGCCGGTAGACGTTGATCAGGTGGCTGCGAAACAGCAGATCGAACCTGCCAGAGTGTGGGGAGAAGTGGTCGTCGCCGTACCACCAGAACCAGTCGCTCCCCTGCGCGGCGTAGAGGGCCTTACAGGCGCGCCGGGCAGCCTCGTCACTGCTGTCCCCGCCCGCGAGGAGCTGGGCCACTTCGGTGCTGTTGTGAACCGCGGCCTGGCGCGCCTTGGCCAGGTACTCCCATCCGAGGTTTTCCTCGGGGTGCCCGATCCAGATACCGTAGTCGGCGTTGATCCAGGAGCCGGGATGCACGTGGCGCAGCACCCGGCGCTCCGGCACCCGCTCCAAGACCTCCGAGAAGGTGGCGGGTTCCACACCCGGCATCTGTGCCAGCGCGGCGTAGAGCCTGGACAGGAAAGGGAGCCCGTTGTCGTGGTAATGTTCCCAGGCATTCTCGCCGTCCAGGATCACCGAAATCACCCGGGGGGCGCGGCACTGCTGCCGGACCGCCTTCACCCGCCCGACGAAGTCCGCCACGGCCCGCTCCGCCTCCCACTGCGAATAGGTGAAGCCGATCTGGTCCGAGAGCACCTGGTCCCGGAAGAAGAGGGCGATCTCCTCGCCACCCTGCTGAAACAGGTAGGGGTGGTAGAGCTCTTCACGCTCCTCGTCAAGCCCGCCCGGCAGGGTCTGGGACAGCACCCTCTCGTCGGAGGCCGTCCAGCGAAGCCCCTCCCGGGCCATGATGCCGAGGGCCTCGTCGCTCACGGACCCCTCGGCGGGCCACATGCCGCGCGGCCGGAAACCGAACAGCTTCTCGAAGCTCTCGATGCCGTGCGCGACCTGCCCGCGCGCGTCCTCCGGGTACCGAATGTCGATCTTGGGAAGGCTCGCGCCGGGAAGCGCCACCTGCGCGATGCGCGAATCGCACAAAAGCGGCAGGATCGGGTGGAAATAGGGGGTCACCGAAAGCTCGACCTTCCCTTCCTGGTGCAGTCGGCGGTACAGCGGGATGATCTCGGAGATCAGCTCGCGCTGGGTGTCGAAGAGCAGTGCCTTGTCGCCGGCGTCGAACCCCCTCCCCTTGCGGATCAGTTCCCCGAAGAGCGGGAAGCGCCGCCTGGCCGCCTCACCCGTCCAGGCGAGGTAGAACCAGACCTGCAGGTCGAGGAGATCCCGCTCGGTGAAAAGCGGTGCCTGGGAGGCTGCGGTACCCGGGATCCCGTCACCCCCCATCCGGTACAGTTCCAGGTAGCGCGGGTAGGGCTCGATCATGCGCTGCTTGTTGGCGGAGAAGAAGTTCTCCAGCAGGAAGAGCCGCTCCGACGGGTCCAGCTCCGCCGGGGCCTTGCGCGCAAGGCTCAGGTACGGGTCCACCGCCTCCCCCGAGGCGTAGTCGAGAATCTGCTCCAACAGCGAGGGGACCAGGTTGAAGACCACCTTGGCGCCGGGGCTCTCCGCGACGATGGCAGGCATGTCGTAGTAGTCCTTCACCGCATGGAGGTAGACCCAGGGGAGCAGGTACTCCCCCCGGACCGGATCCTTGTAGAAGGGCTGGTGCATGTGCCAAAGCAGCGTGAGGTACAGTGGTTCGCTCATCCTATCCCCTTGATGATGCAGCGCAGGCCGCAGCGCCTCTTACTGGGCGAGCTCCTTTTTCCAGCGTTCCACCTTCTGCATGTATTCCTCGAGGAGCCTCTGCGCGGCCCTGGCATCCTTGGCCTCGGCCACCACGTGGATCACGGGCTGGTACTGGTCGGGCAGCACCAGCACCCAGTCGTTGCCGAAAGAGACCTTGATGCCGTCGATGAAGGAGGCCTCCTTGTCCAGGCTGTCCTCGCTCATCTTGCGCATGATGCCCCCCTTCTTCTCCCAGACGCAGGGAACCTTCCCCTGCAGGAAGGAGCTCTTGGGGACCTCCTTCAAGACACGCGACAGCGGCACCCCGGTGGCGCTGGAGAGTTCGATGGTCTTGGCGATGGTGAACATGCCGTCGAAGGCGGCCTGGAACTTCGGGAAGGCGAAGCGCCCAGTCATGGAGCCGGCCATGACCACCTCAGGCGAGATGGCCGCCTCGATCATGGCGCGGTCCATGCTCTTGGTGCGGCGCACCGATGAACCATTCTCCTGGGCGATCTCCTCGATCACCGAGGGGGCCGATACCGGGACCGCGAAGGCACCCCGCGCGCCGCTTTTCAGCATCAGCGTGGTCATGAGGGCGAGGTACTCCTCCGGCTGGTAGATCCTGCCGGTCTCGTCCACCAACACCACCTCCTCGACGGTCGGGTCGAGCCAGAAGCCGGCGCGGGCCTCCAGCGTCATCACGATCTTGGCCAGCTGCTGCAGGGAGTTGGGCTTCTCGTCCACCGTCTTGGAGCCGCGCTGCTCGTCCAGGTAGGTGTTGAGGCCGATCACCTCGCACCCGAGATCGTTGAGGATCTGGGGGAGGATCTGCCCGGCCGGGGAGTGGTTGAAGTCGATGACCACCTTGGCCTTGGAGCCCCTGATCAGCTGCTGGTCCAGCCCGCGGAAGAACCCTTCACGGTAGAAGTCCATCACCTGGGGCAGCTCGGTGATCCCCCCAGGCTCCATGTGGTGCGCGCGCCGGAAGTTCTCCTTGTAGAAGATGCGCTCGATGTTCTTGCCCATGGCGGAGGAGAAATCGAGTCCGTCGGCGTCGAGGAAGACGATCTCGGTGGTGGCCGGGTCCTCAAGCGACTGGCGGAAGTGCACCCCGCCCACCTCGCCGAACGTGCGCAGCTTGTAGCGCAGGACCGGGAGCGACACCATCCTGATGTCGCGCACGTTGACCCCGGCGGAGAGAATCCCGCCCAGGAAGCTCCGCTTCAACATGCGCGAGGAAAGGGTCGTGTCGCGCCCGACCAGGACGTGACTCCCCTTGGGGAGCGACGTGCCGTAGGCGCAGCCCAGTTTGGCGACGAACTCAGGGGTGAGCTCGATGTTGGTGAGCCCCTTGATCATCTCCCCCTCGAACAGGGACTTTTTCCAGCGCTCGCCCCAGATCAGGTTGCCGGTAACGGTGGAGCCCGCCTCGATCAGCTTACGGGGCCAGATCTTCACGTCCCGCTTGATGTAGCTCTCCTCGCCGATGGCGGTGTCGTCGGCAACGACGCCCCCTTCCTCCATCACGGTCGCCGGGCCGACGCTCACGTTGTTGCAAATGACGCAGTCGTTGATCTTGGCGCTCTTCTTGATATAGACGTTGTCCCAGACCACGGCCCGGGTCAGCTTCGCTCCCGGCTCGATGATGCAGTTGCGGCCGATGACGGAATCCTTGATCTCGGCGCCCCCCTGGATCTGAGAGTTGTCTCCCACCACGACCGTCCCTTCCACCACGGTCCCCTCGCCCAGCCTCACGTCCACCCCGACCCGGAGGTCGACGCCGGCCATCTCGCGGCGCGGCTCGTCCACCTTGACCCCCACCTTACCCTTAAGGATGTCGTGGTGCGCCTCGCGGTAGGAATCGGTGTTGCCGATGTCCCTCCAGTACCCCTTGACCGGGAAGCCGAACAGCGCCGACTTCTTCTTCAATAGGAGCGGGAAGAGGTCCTGGGAGAAGTCGAAGTTCTCCCCCTCGGGGATGAACTTGAAGATCTCCGGCTCGAGGACGTAGATGCCGGTGTTGATGGTGTCGGAGATCACCTCGCCCCACCCCGGCTTCTCCAGGAACTGGGTGATGCGCTTCTCCTTGTCCGTGATCACCACGCCGAACTGCAGGGGATCTTTGACCGAAGTGAGAGTGATGGTGGCCAGCGCCTTGTTGCTCTCGTGGAAGTCGATCACTTTCTGCAGGTTGAAGTCGGTGAGAAGGTCGCCGCTGATGATCAGGAAGCGCTCGTCGAGGTACTTCTCGGCGCACTTGACCGCCCCCGCGGTCCCCATGTCCTCCAGC
This window of the Geomonas agri genome carries:
- the pgeF gene encoding peptidoglycan editing factor PgeF gives rise to the protein MEMQKAGKIQYLKPRLAAGAVAGFTTRHEGVSRPPYNSLNLGSNTLDSSHNVEGNRSLLARSLGATLDRFLTVSQVHGTDLLVIDAPNPELSHFLKLECDGIVTNQPGIMIAVCVADCVPVLLHDPVQKVVAALHAGWQGTAGNIAAKGVEALVNLFGCAKKDIRAAIGPHIGACCYEVDAPVRDAFKQAGMAWDLCATAQAEGKWMLDLGKANRQLLLDAGLAADQIQVSEHCVSCNQELFFSYRRDEGDTGRQVGFIMLEGEQ
- the glgA gene encoding glycogen synthase GlgA; its protein translation is MKILFVASEVTPFAKTGGLADVASALPKTLKTLGHDVRIMMPFYSVVERGGMAVRKGRKSASVMVDGVEKKGFLRQASLGEIPVYLIENKEYFAREELYGTPSGDYPDNAQRFSFFCRCVLELLKKMDFRPDIIHCHDWQTALIPHYLKHERKNDPFFTRTGVIFTIHNLAYQGLFPKEELATMGLSKECFTIDGLEFYGKVNLLKGGILTADLVTTVSEAYCREIRTPEMGCGLHGVLQTRKDDLVGILNGLDYEEWNPAMDREIMKNYSHASLSGKMVDKIGLQRLMGLASAPDIPVFGMVSRMVAQKGFDLIAELLPMIAKAPMQLVLLGNGEDRYLKAFNDIKAAGARNIAFTSGFDHSLAPKIYAGSDMFLMPSFFEPCGLGQLIAMRYGTVPVVRRTGGLADSVFDPRDNDKTPNGFLFDEYSAEALWEAINRALTAYQDKAFWKKLMRRGMSSDYSWQNSVHKYLELYRKALLRKGGEA
- a CDS encoding glycoside hydrolase family 57 protein, giving the protein MSEPLYLTLLWHMHQPFYKDPVRGEYLLPWVYLHAVKDYYDMPAIVAESPGAKVVFNLVPSLLEQILDYASGEAVDPYLSLARKAPAELDPSERLFLLENFFSANKQRMIEPYPRYLELYRMGGDGIPGTAASQAPLFTERDLLDLQVWFYLAWTGEAARRRFPLFGELIRKGRGFDAGDKALLFDTQRELISEIIPLYRRLHQEGKVELSVTPYFHPILPLLCDSRIAQVALPGASLPKIDIRYPEDARGQVAHGIESFEKLFGFRPRGMWPAEGSVSDEALGIMAREGLRWTASDERVLSQTLPGGLDEEREELYHPYLFQQGGEEIALFFRDQVLSDQIGFTYSQWEAERAVADFVGRVKAVRQQCRAPRVISVILDGENAWEHYHDNGLPFLSRLYAALAQMPGVEPATFSEVLERVPERRVLRHVHPGSWINADYGIWIGHPEENLGWEYLAKARQAAVHNSTEVAQLLAGGDSSDEAARRACKALYAAQGSDWFWWYGDDHFSPHSGRFDLLFRSHLINVYRLLALEVPGELHEPIKKQRPAGFVRGPARLITPALGGAGEDYFEWLAAGLYDLTRQGAAMHAAEPGLQSFFYGYDLDYFYFRIDGSQPLEKLLQPGDRLSLHLMGGGEYRVEMQPGDGEGELQLLQEGRWQPSGGVARYWVGRSAQLRVPLPALRVNAGDRLSCYLTHSRGVNLLGRWPTEAPLALAYAGPCLGLEQGTLTDVSPPESNAS
- a CDS encoding mannose-1-phosphate guanyltransferase; translated protein: MKAVIMAGGFGTRMQPLTCNIPKPMVPLMNRPIMLHIVELLKKHGITDLVMLLYHQPSVIKNFFRDGADLGVRITYVTPLEDMGTAGAVKCAEKYLDERFLIISGDLLTDFNLQKVIDFHESNKALATITLTSVKDPLQFGVVITDKEKRITQFLEKPGWGEVISDTINTGIYVLEPEIFKFIPEGENFDFSQDLFPLLLKKKSALFGFPVKGYWRDIGNTDSYREAHHDILKGKVGVKVDEPRREMAGVDLRVGVDVRLGEGTVVEGTVVVGDNSQIQGGAEIKDSVIGRNCIIEPGAKLTRAVVWDNVYIKKSAKINDCVICNNVSVGPATVMEEGGVVADDTAIGEESYIKRDVKIWPRKLIEAGSTVTGNLIWGERWKKSLFEGEMIKGLTNIELTPEFVAKLGCAYGTSLPKGSHVLVGRDTTLSSRMLKRSFLGGILSAGVNVRDIRMVSLPVLRYKLRTFGEVGGVHFRQSLEDPATTEIVFLDADGLDFSSAMGKNIERIFYKENFRRAHHMEPGGITELPQVMDFYREGFFRGLDQQLIRGSKAKVVIDFNHSPAGQILPQILNDLGCEVIGLNTYLDEQRGSKTVDEKPNSLQQLAKIVMTLEARAGFWLDPTVEEVVLVDETGRIYQPEEYLALMTTLMLKSGARGAFAVPVSAPSVIEEIAQENGSSVRRTKSMDRAMIEAAISPEVVMAGSMTGRFAFPKFQAAFDGMFTIAKTIELSSATGVPLSRVLKEVPKSSFLQGKVPCVWEKKGGIMRKMSEDSLDKEASFIDGIKVSFGNDWVLVLPDQYQPVIHVVAEAKDARAAQRLLEEYMQKVERWKKELAQ